Part of the Caulobacter sp. SL161 genome is shown below.
TACGCCATTCTTTGCTACAACTCCGAAGACGTCGTCTGCGCCTGGTCCAAGGAGGAGGACGCGGCGGTGATGGAGAAACTGGGCGCGGTCCAGCAGCGCTTGGCCGAGGAAGGGCGGTTGGGACCGGTCGCACGGCTGATGCCGACCACGGCGGCGACCACCCTGCGCAAGGACCGCGAACCTCCGCTGGTGCTGGACGGGCCCTTCGCCGAGACCAAGGAGCAACTTCTGGGCTTCTACGTCGTCGACTGCGAGTCCCTCGACGGCGCCCTGCAGATCGCCAAGGATCTGGGCAAGGCCAATCCCGGCGGGTCCTACGAGATCCGTCCCATCGCCATGTTCCAGCCGGGGGCAGCGGGGGCGTGATTGACCTCGGCTGGATCGAGGGCGCGATCGCCGCCGCTCGCCCCCAGGCCATGGCGGCGCTGCTTCGCTATTTTCGCAACATGGACGCGGCCGAGGAGGCCTTTCAGGACGCCTGCCTGCGCGCCTTGAAGGCCTGGCCAAAGAATGGGCCGCCGCGTGATCCGACCGCCTGGCTGATCATGGTCGGCCGCAACGCCGCCATCGACGCGGTTCGCAAGACCAGCCGAAACACGGTGCTGCCGCCCGAGGAGCTGCTCTCAAACCTGGAAGACGCCGAGGCGGAGGCCGTCGAACGGCTGGACAGCGCACACTATCGTGACGACGTCCTGCGGCTGCTGTTCATCTGCTGCCATCCGGACCTTCCGGCCACGCAGCAGATCGCCCTGGCGCTGCGGATCGTCTCGGGCCTCTCGGTGAGGGAGATCGCGCGGGCCTTTGTCGTCAGCGACGCGGCGATGGAGCAGCGCATCACCCGGGCCAAGGCCAGGATCGGCGCCGGCGACGCGCCGTTCGAGGCACCGGGCCCCATCGAGCGCGCCGAACGCTTCGCGGCGGTCGCGGCGATGATCTATCTGGTCTTCAACGAGGGCTACTCGGCCAGCGGCAAGGCGCTGGAGGCCAAGGGCGGTCTTTGCGACGAGGCGATCCGCCTCACCAGACTGCTGCTGCGCCTGTTTCCGGCCGAACCCGAGATGATGGGCCTGACCGCGCTGCTGCTGCTCCAACATGCGCGGTCCGACGCCCGCTTCGCCGATGACGGCGCGGCGATCCTGCTGGAGGATCAGGACCGAAGTCTCTGGAATCGTAGAATGATCGATGAGGGGCTCGCCCTGATCGACAAGGCGATGCTCAAGCAAGCCCCGGGGCCTTATCAGGTGCAGGCCGCGATCGCGGCGCTGCATGCGCGGGCGGCGCGGGCCGAAGACACCGAGTGGGCGGGGATCGATCGCCTCTACGCCGTTCTGGAGATCATGCAGCCTTCGCCCGTGATCACCCTGAACCGGGCGGTGGCGGTCGCGAAGGTTCGCGGGCCCGACGCCGCGCTTGAGATGATCGAGCCTCTGGGCGAGCGGCTCGACGCCTATTTTCACTATCACGGCGCGCGCGGGGCTTTCCTGATGCAGGCGGGGCGGGTCGGCGAGGCGCGTCAGGCCTTCGACCGCGCCATCGCTCTGGCCGGCACGGCGGCGCAGGCGGCGAACATCCGCCAGTATCTGGACGGGTTGGTGGCCAGGGGCTGAGCGCACCCGGCGATGTCGCACAAATGTTCTTGTTATGTTCATGTTGATCGCGCATCATGCCGATATGGCAGAGGCAGCGAAACTTGGGCCCGCCGCGCGAGGGCGGGGCGCGAAATCGAACCGGACGGGGCGCTTTGAGTCTCAGGTGCGCGAGACCTTTGACGATGGCTGGAGCGGGGACGAAGAACCCGCTCAGATCCTCACCCAACTGCAGCCCATGAAATCGCGGACGATCATCGCCCGCAACCAGAGCCCGGACGTCGGCTTCGACCGTTCGATCAATCCCTATCGGGGCTGCAGCCATGGCTGCATCTACTGCTACGCCCGGCCGGCGCATGCCTATCTGGGCCTGTCGCCGGGCCTGGATTTCGAGAGCAAGATCTTCTTCAAGCCGCAGGCGGGCGAACTGCTCGCCAAGGAGTTGTCCAAGCGCGGCTACAAGCCCGCCACGATCCATATCGGCGGCGACACCGATCCCTATCAGCCTGACGAAAAGACACTGCGCGTCACACGGCAGGTGATCGAGACCCTGGAGCGGTTCGGCCACCCGTTCACGCTGATCACCAAATCGGCGCTGATCCTGCGGGACCTGGATGTGCTGAGCCGCATGGCCGAGCGGGGGCTGACACGGGTGGCGATCTCGATCACGACCCTGGATCGCCGGCTGGCGCGCAGCATGGAGCCGCGCGCGGCCACGCCCGGCAAGCGCGTCGAGGCGGTGCGCCGGCTGACGGAGGCGGGCGTGCCCGTCACCGTCATGTTCGCGCCGGCGATCCCTGGGCTCAACGATCATGAGGTCGAGGCGGTTCTTGAGGCCGCCGCCAAGGCCGGGGCGCGCGGTGCGGGCTATGTGGCGCTGCGGCTGCCGCGCGAGATCGCCCAACTCTTCGAGGAATGGCTCGAAGCCGACTATCCCGACCGCGCGCGCAAGGTGATGTCCCTGGTCCGCCAGATCCGGTCGGGCGAGGTTTATCGCGCGGCCTGGGGAGATAGGATGGTGGGCGATGGTCCTGTCGCCGAGGTGCTGCGGCAGCGGTTTCATCTTGCCGTCAAACGCTACGGCTTGGACCATCCCTGGACGGCCCTCGATATCAGCCAGTTTCAACCGCCGCGTCCGGTCAGCCCCCAGATGGATCTCTTTGGCTAGAGCATTTTTCGAGCGAAGTGGTTCCGGTTCGCATGAAGAAAAATGCGCCAAGGCAAAAGATTAGAGCTCACGGCCTGACGCAGTCAGGTCGTGAAATGCTCTAGCCGGCCTTGCGACGCTCTTGACCGCGCGGCCCGGTCTGGCGAAGCAGGGGCATGATCTCTGTCGTTCTCATCGCCTCTGAAGACTTGCCTGGCCTCGCGGCCCAGATGGCCATGCTTGTACCCGCTGCGGTCGACGGGCTGGTCAAGGAAGTTGTTCTGGTCGCGGGCGACGAGCCAGGCGTTGCGGTCTTGGCCGAGGACAGCGGCGCGCGACTGGTGCGCGTCGAGGGCGATACTGCGGCCCGTCTGGCGGCGGGCGCGGGTGCGGCGCGGGGCGACTGGGTTCTGACGCTGCGGGCGGATCCGGTGCTGCGCGAGGGCTGGCGTGAGCCGGTGGAGCGGCATCTGGCCGGCGGCACCGGCGCGCCAGGGCTGCTGATTGCGCCGGGCGGCTGGCTGGGGCGCCTAGCCCCCAAGCCTCACGGCGTGTTGCTGCGTCGCCTGGACTGGCCAGCAGGCGCGGCGATGGACGAGAAGGGGCTGGCCAAGGCAATCAAGGCCAAGGTCTTGGCCTACTAGGGGCAGAAAAGAAGGAGGCGCTGAGGCCTTACGGCAGCTGCGCCATCAACTGGTCGATGGTGGTCGGCATCTGAACCTGCGGATCCAGACGGAAGTCTACGGTCCGCGCGCCGCTGGCCACCGCATCCAGTGTCTTGTTCTCCGCGCCCATAAGCTGGCGATAGGTCCAATAGCTGGCCATCACCTTCTCGACGTAGTTGCGGGTTTCCTTGAACGGCAGGCTCTCGATCAGCAGCAGGCTGTCGCAGTCGGCGCCCAGCTGGGCGAGGGTGCGGTTCAGAGTGGCTGGGCCGCCGTTGTAGGCCGCCACGGCGCGTAGGACGTCCGGGCTCTTGAGGCCACGGTCCATCAGCCAGGTAAAGTAGTCTTGGCCTGCCCGCAGGTTGAAGGCCGGGTCGAACAGCGGCGTATTGTCGGAGCGCAGGCGGTCGTCGCCGACGACGTCGGCGGCCGAAGTCGGGCGCACCTGCATCAGGCCCACCGCGCCGGCGTTGGAGACGGCGAGGGGATCGAAACGGCTCTCCTGACGGACCAGGGCGTAGACCATCGCCTTGTCGATCGTGAACCCGCCAATCGGGTCCAGGGGCGGCAGCGGATAGTCCTCGCCGCCCACGCGCCGAACCGGGCGGCCGGCGTTGAGCGGGGCCTTGGCGTTCAGCGCCAGAGCCAGGGTGGTCCAGTCGGCGCGAAGGGCCTCGGTGTCGGCCAGAGACAGCCCGGCGCGAAGCTCCTCGCCGGCTTCGCGCCAGCGGCCGATCTGGGCCAGGGCGGCGGCGCGACGGGCGCGGGGATCAGCGGTGACCAGGGCGTTCAGCGACTCGGTGTCGGGCCCGACATAGGCGGCCCGCGAGATCAGCGTGGCGATCGCATCTTCCTGCGGCTCGGTCACAGGCACGCCGGCTAGGTTCAACTGCCGGGCAGCGATCATGCCGTAGAAGGTGTGGGGCGCATGCGCGGCCTTGAGCAAGAGGTCTCGCGCCTGACTGCCGTTACCCTGCCGGCTGGCGGCGCGCGCGGCCCAGAATGCGCCGGCGGCGCGCAGCCACTCGTCTTCATGGGCGTCGTCGGCCACCTGCTCGAAGAAGCGCTGAGCCTGCGCTGCGTCGCCCAGTCGGTAGGCCGAAAGCCCGGCGATCCAACGCTCGCCGCCGGCGATGGCCAAGGCCAGGGCCTCCTTCACATCGCCGGAGTAGTAGGCCTCCCGCGCGGCGCGACCCTTGTCCGCTGGCGGGGGACCGCTTTCGTCCGCGACGAACAGGGTAGGGACCGGCGGCGTAGCCGCGCGCTTGCTGTTGGGCTTGCGCTTCAGCGCGAGACTGTAGACGCGGTCCGCGCCGGCCTCCTCGCCATAGCTGTCCAGCCAGCGGGTCAACTCGGTGTAGGAGGCCGAATAGCGCGTCGGATGCATGATCTTGGCGAACGCGAGCCGTCCGGCCAGGCTGCGGTCTCGGGTATTGGCGAAGGCCGCCTCCGCCGAGTCGAAGTCGCCCCGGTCAGTCGCGGTGAACGCTGCGCGATAGTAGCGGACGTCATCGGGCGACAGGGGCTCAAGCCCGCTGGCGTGAGCTGCCAAGGCGGTGACGGACAACACAAAGGCCGAAAAAACGGCCAGAAGGCGAGCCCACAGCTGCAAAAGCAATACGCGCTCCCCCACAGGCGCGCGTCTCCATTCCGACTGGTTGCCGAAACCTTAGTGCGGGCGGTGGGGCCGATCAAGCCGCTCGGTCAGGGTCAGCAGGTCCTGCCAGGCCTTCTTCTTCTGCGCGGGCGTGCGCAGAAGGAAAGCGGGGTGCAGCGTCGGCATGGCCGGAAGCTCCAGCGACTGGTCTTCGGACACCCACTCGAACCAGCGACCGCGCATGGTCAGGATGCCTTCATCGCGCTTGAGCATGGCCTTGGCGGAGGCGCCGCCCGCCAGCAGCAACATCCTGGGCTTCACCAGCGCGATGGCCCGCTCGACGAACGGCGCGCAGACGGCCTGTTCCTGCGGAGTCGGCGTTCGGTTGCCGGGCGGACGCCAGAACACGGTGTTGGTGATGAACACCCGCCCTTCGAGGCCAGCGGCCTTGAGCATCCGATCGAGAAGCTTGCCTGCGCGACCCACGAACGGTTGGCCTTGGGCGTCCTCGTCGGCGCCGGGGCCTTCGCCGATGATCATCAGAGGGGCGTCGCCGACCCCGCGTGAAAACACGGCCTGCTTGGCGCCCTGGTGCTTGAGTGGGCAGCCCTCGAAGGCGGCGATGGCGGCGGCCAGGCTCTCAAGGTCGTTGCAAACGGCGGCTGCGGCCTTGGCGGCGGCGACGGCCGAGGCGATGTCGGGCGAGCGGACCACGGCCATGCCAGGCCGAGCGACCGGAGGGGCCGGCGGGGGAGGCTGGCTCTTGGCGCGCAGCATCGCCGCGCCCTCGGCGAGGCGATCGATCGGGGCTTCCGCGTACAGGGCCTCGACGCCCGCATCGGCCCAGAAGGCCAGCAGGCTTTCGACGGCGCGTTGATCGACGGCGAGGCTCATGCCACCGTCTTAACTCGGATTGTCGCCGGTCTCCACGCTGCGCTGCAGCAAAAAATCCGGCTAGGTGCTTGACCACCCCCGCGTCACGTTCGGATAAGCTGTGATTCAAACAGTCATAAGAGCGGCCGTAGGGCCTCACCGGGAGATCCCATGAGCGAAGACCTCGAACGCGAGTCGATGGAATACGACGTCGTCATCGTCGGCGGCGGTCCCGCGGGCCTCTCGGCGGCGATCCGTCTGAAGCAAATGGCCGCCAAGGCCGGGACCGAAATCTCGGTCGCCCTGCTGGAAAAAGGCTCTGAAGTCGGCGCCCACATCCTGTCAGGCGCGGTGATCGACCCCAAGGGCCTGGCCGAGCTCTTCCCCAACTGGAAGGAAGAGGGCGCGCCGCTGGAGACGCCGGTCACCAAGGACCGCTTCAAGCTGCTGGGCCCGCAAGGCGAGCTGAGCTTGCCGATGTTCGCCATGCCGCCGTTCATGCACAATCACGGCTGCTACATCGCCTCGCTGGGCAATCTGACCCGCTGGCTGGCCGGCAAGGCTGAAGAGCTGGGCGTCGAGATCTATCCGGGCTTCGCCGCCTCGGACCTCGTCTGGAACGACGACGGCTCGGTGAAGGGCGTGGTGGTCGGTGTGGTCGGCATCGCCAAGGACGGCGAGCAGAAGCCGGACTACCAGCCCGGCATGGAACTGCACGGCAAGTACGTCTTCATCGCCGAGGGCGTGCGCGGCTCGCTGGCCAAGCAACTGATCGCCAAGTTCAAGCTGGACGAGGGCAAGTCGCCGCAGAAGTACGGCATCGGCATCAAGGAACTCTGGCAGGTGCCGCCCGAGAACCACCAGCCGGGCCTGGCCGAGCACACCACGGGCTGGCCGCTGGATGACCAGACCGGCGGCGGCAGCTTCATGTACCACTTCGGAGACAACTACGTGGCCATCGGCTACGTCGTGCACCTGAACTACAAGAACCCCTGGCTCTCGCCCTTCGACGAGTTCCAGCGTTTCAAGCAGCACCCGACGGTCCGCCCGCATTTGGAAGGCGGCAAGCGCATCGCCTATGGCGCGCGCGCCATTACCGAGGGCGGCTATCAGTCGGTGCCAAAGCTGACCTTCCCGGGCGGCGCCTTGATCGGCTGCTCGGCGGGCTTTGTGAACGTGCCGCGCATCAAGGGCAGCCATAACGCCGTCAAGACCGGTATTCTGGCCGCCGAAGCTGCGTTCGAGGCGGTGCAGGCCGGCCGCGCCAGCGATGAGCTGACCGCCTATCAGACGTCCTACGACAAGTCTTGGGTGGCCAAGGAGCTGAAGATCGTCCGCAACGCCAAGCCGCTGCTGGGCAAGTTCGGCACGGCCCTGGGCGGCGCGCTCGGCATGGCCGACATGTGGGTCAATCACCTGACGGGCGGCGCGCTTGGCCTGTTCGGTACGATGAAGCACGAGAAGACTGACGCGGCCTCGACTGGTCTCGCCAAGGACTACAAGCCGATCGTCTATCCGAAGCCGGACGGCGTGATCAGCTTCGACAAGCTGAGCTCGGTGTTCCTGTCGGCGACCAACCACGAGGAAGACCAGCCGGCGCACCTGCGCCTGAAGGATCCCTCTGTGCCGATCCAGGTGAACCTGCCCAAGTACGGCGAGCCTGCGCGGCTCTACTGCCCGGCCGGCGTCTATGAAGTGCTCTACAATGAGCAGGGCGGTGATCCGCGCTTCCAGATCAATGCGCAGAACTGCGTCCACTGCAAAACCTGCGACATCAAGGATCCGTCGCAGAATATCGTCTGGACCACGCCGGAAGGCGGTGGTGGCCCGAACTATCCGAACATGTGACGAAGCAGTCTCCCGCCCCTCAGGTCGGGAGGCTTTTTCTTGCGGACCGCCTCGAAACCTCCGAGGGTGGCGGCATGACGCGTCTCAAAGTTCTGCTCGCTTGCGTATCCGTCTCGGCCCTGGCCGCCTGCGCCTCCGGGCCCGCGCAGGTGTCGATGCGCGGCCCTGTCGGCCAGAACTACTCGCTCTTCGACACGCGGACGTCCTACGGCCAGTTCCTGGCGGGGCAGGCGGCGTTGCGCGACGGCAATTCCAAGGAGGCGGCGACCTACTTCGGGACGGCGGCGGTGCTGGGCGATGACCCGGGTGTGATCGCCGAACGGTCTTTCACCGCGCTCCTTCTGTCTGGCGAGATCAGCCGCGCCTCAGCGGCCGCCCCGACCGAGACGGGTGGGACCGAGGCCATCCGGCGGCTGGGCGTCCTGACCCGCGTCGTCGAAGCGCTGGCCCTGGGCAAGGGCAAGGAGGCGCAGGCCCTGTTGAAGTCTGATCCGCCCGGCTTCCCGCACCAGCAGGCTGTTGCTCTGCTCGGCCCCTGGGCCGCCGCCGCCGCAGGCGACAAGGAAGGCGCGATCGTCCAGCCGGTGCTGCGTAACGACAAGCTTGTGCAGTACTTCGGTCAGCAGGGGCAGGCGCGACTGTTCGAACGCGCCAAGCGCTATGACGAGGCCGAGACCGACTACAAGGCCCTGACCTCCAACGCCGCAACGGCCAGCATCTTCACGTTGGACTACGGCGCGTTTCTCGAGCGCCGTAAGCGTTATGACGATGCGCTGGCGCTCTATGACGCCGCGCTTCGCGCCGCCCCGAACGATACAGGCCTGCTGCGCGCGCGCGCGCGCGCTGCCGCCCGAAGCGCCCCGCCGCCCGCCCCGACCCTTCGCCAGGGCGCGGCGGAGGGCCTGATCGCTTGCGCGGCCACCTTCGCCGGAGAGCGGCAGAACCAGTTTGCGTTGGCCTATCTGCGCTTGGCTTTGCGTCTGGATCCTGGCCGCGACGAGGCCTGGATCCTGGTCGGCGACCTTCTGAACCAGGGCGATGATCATCGGGCCGCCATCGAAGCCTACGGGCGCGTGCCGGCGGGGGCGCCGCTCTACGCTTCGGCGCAGAGCAAGATCGCCTGGGCTTGGAACGCGCTGGGCGACAAGGACAAGGCGCTTGAGGTCGCGCGTGCGGCGACGGCTGCCGCGCCCAACGACCGTGACGCCGCCGTCGCCCTGGCTGATCTTCTGCGCGCCAGCAGTCGCTGGGACGAGTCGGTCGCCGTGCTGGATCTGCTCCTCGCCCGCGAGGCCGAAGCCCCCGATTGGCGGCTGCTCTACATGCGCGCGATCGCTCTGGAGCAAGGCGGGCGTTGGCCCGAGGCGGAAAAGGATCTGCAGAGCGCGCTGAAGGTCAATCCTGACGAGCCGGAGCTGCTGAACTTCCTGGGTTATTCCTGGATCGACCGCAACGAGCGTCTCCCCGAGGCCCTGGCGATGGTCGAGAAGGCGGTTGCGGCGCGGCCGCAGTCGGGCGCCATGATGGACTCCCTGGGCTGGGCCTATTTCCGACTCGGCGACTACAAGACTGCGATCGAGAAGCTGGAAGCTGCGGTCGAGCTTGAGCCTGGAGACCCCGACATCAATGGCCACCTGGGCGACGCCTACTGGAAGGCTGGTCGCACCATCGAGGCGCGGTTCCAGTGGCAGCGTGTGCTGAGCCTCGAGCCGACCGACAAGCAGAAGGCCGACTCCGAGGACAAGCTCAAGAACGGCCTGGGCCTCTCGACGCCGGCGACCAAGTCGACGATCGCCCACAACTGAGCTATCGGCTTGGGCCTGTCCTAGCCTTGAGTCACGAGATCATGCGGCTGTCTGCGTTCGCCCCGGCCAAGGTCAATCTGTTCCTGCACGTGGGCGGGCCGGACGCAGAGGGCTATCACCCGATCTCCAGCCTGATGGTGTTCGCCGATGTCGGTGATCGGGTGAACATCCAGCCCAGCGACGCGCCCGCGTTCGAGACCTGCGGCCCGTTCGGGCGCGAGATCCCCGATGGCGGCGACAATCTGGTGGTTCGCGCCGCGCAGGCCTTTCATCGGCGGCTTGGCGGTCCGGTCCCGCCCTATCGGCTGATCCTGGAAAAGCACTTGCCGATCGCGGCCGGCCTGGGCGGCGGCTCCAGCGACGCCGGCGCGGCGTTGAAGTTGTTGCGCGACGCTTTGGCGCCCGGGCTCTCCGATGACGAGCTCGAGCCGCTGGCCGCGAGTCTCGGCGCTGACGGCGCGGCGTGTCTGCATGCGCGAGCCCTGATCGCCGAGGGGCGTGGCGAGCAGCTCTCGCCCGCGCCCAGCTTGCCCGAGATGAACGCGGTGCTGGTCAATCCCGGCGCGCCGTCGCCGACGGGCGCGGTCTATCGCGCCTATGATGCAGACGTGCATCCCGATGGCGCGACCATGCCCCCGCTGCCCGACCTTTTGGAGAGCGCCGAAGAGGCCGCCGCCTGGTTGGCCGTCGCCACTCGCAACGACCTCGAAGCGCCGGCCGTGAGGCTCGAACCGCGTATCGGCGAGGTGCTTGACGTACTGCGGGCGGAACCCGAAAGCCTGCTTGTTCGGATGTCGGGCTCGGGCGCGACCTGTTTCGCGCTCTGCGCCAGCGACATCGAGGCTGAAGGCTTGGCCGAACGTCTGGAGACGATGCGTCCGGACTGGTGGGTGCGGCGCTGCCGCCTGAGCTGAGGAGACGATGATGAAACGTCGCGACGTCCTGGCCGCCCTCGGCGTTTTCGCCGTCCCGCCGAGCCTGGCCTCGGCGCAGATCCTGAGTCTGCCCGCAACGCCGATCGTCCCGGGCGCGGGCGATGTCCTTGTCCGGCTCGACACCAGTCTGGGTCCGATCATCATCGCGCTGAAGGCGCGGCAAGCGCCGCTGACCGTGGCGAACTTCCTCCGGTATGTGGACGAGAAGCGCTACGACGGTTCGAGCTTCTGGCGCGCAGCCAAGGCGCCCAGCGCGGTGGATTACGGGTTGATCCAAGGTGGCCTGCAGGGCGATCCGAAGAAGCTGCTGCCGCCGATAGCGCATGAGCCGACGACCCAGACGGGGCTTCGGCATGTCGACGGAACCTTGTCGCTGGCCCGCAAGGCGCCGGGCACCGGCGACAGCGACTTCTTCATCTGCGTGGGCGACGCGCCCTATCTCGATGCCAATACGACGGGGGAGGGGGACAACCTCGGCTTCGCGGCCTTCGGGCAGGTGGTGCAGGGCATGGAGATTGTCCGCAAGATCCTGAACCTGCCGACCCCGGGCAAGGCCACCAACCCCGTCATGGAAGGCCAGATGCTCGACCCGGTCGTGCCTATCGTGACGGCCCGACGAATCTAGGCAGTCGGCATGGCCAAAAAGAGAAAAGGCGCGGAGGTTTCCCTCCGCGCCCTTCGGCTTTGAGCCTGGCCCCAGCCTTAGCTGTGGTAGGCGCGTTCGCCGTGTTCGGAGATGTCCAGACCGTCTTCTTCGGCTTCCGGCGCAGCCCGCAGGCCGATCACCAGCTTGATGATGATGAAGACAATGGCCGTGGCGACGGCTGACCACAGGATGGTCACGCCCACAGCCTTCAGCTGCGCCATCAGTTGCACACCCATGTCGTACACGGCGGTGTCGCAGGTCGACAGGTCGCCGTCCTTGCCGCAGCTCGTGTAGTCGACGACGCCGGCGCCGCCCCAGGCGGGGTTGACCACCAGGCCGGTGCCGATGGCGCCGACGATGCCGCCGATACCGTGGATGCCGAAGGCGTCCAGGCTGTCGTCGTACTTCAGGGCGTTCTTCACGACCGAGCAGAAGATGATGCAGATCGGCGAGACGACGAGGCCCAGGATCAGCGCGCCCATCGGACCGGCGAA
Proteins encoded:
- a CDS encoding uracil-DNA glycosylase; its protein translation is MSLAVDQRAVESLLAFWADAGVEALYAEAPIDRLAEGAAMLRAKSQPPPPAPPVARPGMAVVRSPDIASAVAAAKAAAAVCNDLESLAAAIAAFEGCPLKHQGAKQAVFSRGVGDAPLMIIGEGPGADEDAQGQPFVGRAGKLLDRMLKAAGLEGRVFITNTVFWRPPGNRTPTPQEQAVCAPFVERAIALVKPRMLLLAGGASAKAMLKRDEGILTMRGRWFEWVSEDQSLELPAMPTLHPAFLLRTPAQKKKAWQDLLTLTERLDRPHRPH
- a CDS encoding peptidylprolyl isomerase, producing MMKRRDVLAALGVFAVPPSLASAQILSLPATPIVPGAGDVLVRLDTSLGPIIIALKARQAPLTVANFLRYVDEKRYDGSSFWRAAKAPSAVDYGLIQGGLQGDPKKLLPPIAHEPTTQTGLRHVDGTLSLARKAPGTGDSDFFICVGDAPYLDANTTGEGDNLGFAAFGQVVQGMEIVRKILNLPTPGKATNPVMEGQMLDPVVPIVTARRI
- a CDS encoding YciI family protein codes for the protein MLYAILCYNSEDVVCAWSKEEDAAVMEKLGAVQQRLAEEGRLGPVARLMPTTAATTLRKDREPPLVLDGPFAETKEQLLGFYVVDCESLDGALQIAKDLGKANPGGSYEIRPIAMFQPGAAGA
- a CDS encoding 4-(cytidine 5'-diphospho)-2-C-methyl-D-erythritol kinase, giving the protein MRLSAFAPAKVNLFLHVGGPDAEGYHPISSLMVFADVGDRVNIQPSDAPAFETCGPFGREIPDGGDNLVVRAAQAFHRRLGGPVPPYRLILEKHLPIAAGLGGGSSDAGAALKLLRDALAPGLSDDELEPLAASLGADGAACLHARALIAEGRGEQLSPAPSLPEMNAVLVNPGAPSPTGAVYRAYDADVHPDGATMPPLPDLLESAEEAAAWLAVATRNDLEAPAVRLEPRIGEVLDVLRAEPESLLVRMSGSGATCFALCASDIEAEGLAERLETMRPDWWVRRCRLS
- a CDS encoding tetratricopeptide repeat protein, coding for MTRLKVLLACVSVSALAACASGPAQVSMRGPVGQNYSLFDTRTSYGQFLAGQAALRDGNSKEAATYFGTAAVLGDDPGVIAERSFTALLLSGEISRASAAAPTETGGTEAIRRLGVLTRVVEALALGKGKEAQALLKSDPPGFPHQQAVALLGPWAAAAAGDKEGAIVQPVLRNDKLVQYFGQQGQARLFERAKRYDEAETDYKALTSNAATASIFTLDYGAFLERRKRYDDALALYDAALRAAPNDTGLLRARARAAARSAPPPAPTLRQGAAEGLIACAATFAGERQNQFALAYLRLALRLDPGRDEAWILVGDLLNQGDDHRAAIEAYGRVPAGAPLYASAQSKIAWAWNALGDKDKALEVARAATAAAPNDRDAAVALADLLRASSRWDESVAVLDLLLAREAEAPDWRLLYMRAIALEQGGRWPEAEKDLQSALKVNPDEPELLNFLGYSWIDRNERLPEALAMVEKAVAARPQSGAMMDSLGWAYFRLGDYKTAIEKLEAAVELEPGDPDINGHLGDAYWKAGRTIEARFQWQRVLSLEPTDKQKADSEDKLKNGLGLSTPATKSTIAHN
- a CDS encoding PA0069 family radical SAM protein, whose amino-acid sequence is MAEAAKLGPAARGRGAKSNRTGRFESQVRETFDDGWSGDEEPAQILTQLQPMKSRTIIARNQSPDVGFDRSINPYRGCSHGCIYCYARPAHAYLGLSPGLDFESKIFFKPQAGELLAKELSKRGYKPATIHIGGDTDPYQPDEKTLRVTRQVIETLERFGHPFTLITKSALILRDLDVLSRMAERGLTRVAISITTLDRRLARSMEPRAATPGKRVEAVRRLTEAGVPVTVMFAPAIPGLNDHEVEAVLEAAAKAGARGAGYVALRLPREIAQLFEEWLEADYPDRARKVMSLVRQIRSGEVYRAAWGDRMVGDGPVAEVLRQRFHLAVKRYGLDHPWTALDISQFQPPRPVSPQMDLFG
- a CDS encoding RNA polymerase sigma factor, with translation MIDLGWIEGAIAAARPQAMAALLRYFRNMDAAEEAFQDACLRALKAWPKNGPPRDPTAWLIMVGRNAAIDAVRKTSRNTVLPPEELLSNLEDAEAEAVERLDSAHYRDDVLRLLFICCHPDLPATQQIALALRIVSGLSVREIARAFVVSDAAMEQRITRAKARIGAGDAPFEAPGPIERAERFAAVAAMIYLVFNEGYSASGKALEAKGGLCDEAIRLTRLLLRLFPAEPEMMGLTALLLLQHARSDARFADDGAAILLEDQDRSLWNRRMIDEGLALIDKAMLKQAPGPYQVQAAIAALHARAARAEDTEWAGIDRLYAVLEIMQPSPVITLNRAVAVAKVRGPDAALEMIEPLGERLDAYFHYHGARGAFLMQAGRVGEARQAFDRAIALAGTAAQAANIRQYLDGLVARG
- a CDS encoding electron transfer flavoprotein-ubiquinone oxidoreductase, producing MSEDLERESMEYDVVIVGGGPAGLSAAIRLKQMAAKAGTEISVALLEKGSEVGAHILSGAVIDPKGLAELFPNWKEEGAPLETPVTKDRFKLLGPQGELSLPMFAMPPFMHNHGCYIASLGNLTRWLAGKAEELGVEIYPGFAASDLVWNDDGSVKGVVVGVVGIAKDGEQKPDYQPGMELHGKYVFIAEGVRGSLAKQLIAKFKLDEGKSPQKYGIGIKELWQVPPENHQPGLAEHTTGWPLDDQTGGGSFMYHFGDNYVAIGYVVHLNYKNPWLSPFDEFQRFKQHPTVRPHLEGGKRIAYGARAITEGGYQSVPKLTFPGGALIGCSAGFVNVPRIKGSHNAVKTGILAAEAAFEAVQAGRASDELTAYQTSYDKSWVAKELKIVRNAKPLLGKFGTALGGALGMADMWVNHLTGGALGLFGTMKHEKTDAASTGLAKDYKPIVYPKPDGVISFDKLSSVFLSATNHEEDQPAHLRLKDPSVPIQVNLPKYGEPARLYCPAGVYEVLYNEQGGDPRFQINAQNCVHCKTCDIKDPSQNIVWTTPEGGGGPNYPNM
- a CDS encoding lytic transglycosylase domain-containing protein, which encodes MLLQLWARLLAVFSAFVLSVTALAAHASGLEPLSPDDVRYYRAAFTATDRGDFDSAEAAFANTRDRSLAGRLAFAKIMHPTRYSASYTELTRWLDSYGEEAGADRVYSLALKRKPNSKRAATPPVPTLFVADESGPPPADKGRAAREAYYSGDVKEALALAIAGGERWIAGLSAYRLGDAAQAQRFFEQVADDAHEDEWLRAAGAFWAARAASRQGNGSQARDLLLKAAHAPHTFYGMIAARQLNLAGVPVTEPQEDAIATLISRAAYVGPDTESLNALVTADPRARRAAALAQIGRWREAGEELRAGLSLADTEALRADWTTLALALNAKAPLNAGRPVRRVGGEDYPLPPLDPIGGFTIDKAMVYALVRQESRFDPLAVSNAGAVGLMQVRPTSAADVVGDDRLRSDNTPLFDPAFNLRAGQDYFTWLMDRGLKSPDVLRAVAAYNGGPATLNRTLAQLGADCDSLLLIESLPFKETRNYVEKVMASYWTYRQLMGAENKTLDAVASGARTVDFRLDPQVQMPTTIDQLMAQLP
- a CDS encoding cell wall biosynthesis glycosyltransferase, yielding MISVVLIASEDLPGLAAQMAMLVPAAVDGLVKEVVLVAGDEPGVAVLAEDSGARLVRVEGDTAARLAAGAGAARGDWVLTLRADPVLREGWREPVERHLAGGTGAPGLLIAPGGWLGRLAPKPHGVLLRRLDWPAGAAMDEKGLAKAIKAKVLAY